A window of Aurantibacillus circumpalustris genomic DNA:
TGTAGCTGCTGTTGTATTTAATTGATTGTACAAGGTAGTTAAATCAGCTGCACAAAGTGCAGTTGCCGCATCCATTGTGTGAACTACACCGGTTACACCTGTAAAGCCTGAACAAGTTCCATTGTTGGTACCAACGTCTCCTGTAAATGTTGAAGCACTGATTACATTTAATGGTCCGTTTGTTGAAAACAGAACAAAATTTGCCGTGCTGCCTAGCGTTGGTGCTTGTCCAAAATTTAATTTCGGAAAACACAAGAGCGCCGTAAAAGTTGCTAGAAGTAAAAATTTGTTTTTCATTTGATTTATTTTTTTAGTGATTTTATATTTTTCACAAAGTTCAATCATTAAAAAAGGGATTTGTTACGTAACAATTTAATTGACTTACACATTTCACACTTACACTAAATAATGAGAAAATAGCCTTAATTCTGGATTATAGGACTAGTTTGCAATGAACTATCTATATTTTATTCGTTAAAATATGACAATTTCATTTAATTAATTCCAAGAAAATTTAATTAAGTAAAATAGCTTATAGAAAGTAAAGCGTAAAAAAAGCTGTCTGAATTCAGACAGCTTTTTGTTTCATTCAAGATCATGTAATCTTATAAATCTTTTTTCTTATACAAATTACTGTGTACCAAAGAATCGGATTTACTTACAAGCCTTACAATTTTGCTATACAACAATTTCTCATCAACTGGTTTTGAGATATAATCAGTCACGCCTAACTTTTTGCATTTTTCATCATCCATTGAAGTAACATCTGCTGTAAGAGCAATTATCGGGATGTTTGAATGCATTTCCTTACGGATATGTTCGGTTGCTTCAAAGCCATTCATTTCGGGCATTTGCAGATCCATTAAAACAACATCGTAGACATTCTTTTTGAGCAGGTCGATAGCGAGTTTACCATTACTTACAATATCAAATTCAAATCCAAAATCTGTTAGAATCAACTTAATTAAAAGTTGGTTTAGAGCAATATCTTCGGCAACCAAAACCTTTATTGTTTTTAGCAGAGTATCTTTTGTTAAGGTTTCTGTTTCGTTTGTTTTAAACTCCGTACTTAAACCTAGCTTTTCAAAATCGAGAACAAAGCTAAAGGAAGATCCTTCGCCGACCACGCTATTTAATGCGATTGTTCCGCCTTGTAGCTCGACCAATTGTTTTACTATAGCAAGCCCCAAGCCTGATCCGCCATATGACCTAGAAGTTTCTCTTGAAGCTTGTTCAAAGCTATTAAATACATTTTTTAACTTGTTTTCAGGAATCCCTATACCTGTGTCTGCAATTGTAAATTCAATGTTTGTGTTTTTTTCATCTTCTTTGATGAGGCGTATACTTATAATAATTTTTCCGGTATGCGTAAATTTAACCGCATTGCTCAAGAGGTTTAAAATTATTTGTCGTAAACGCAAGGGATCGCCAATTAAAATTTCGGGAATCGCGTCATCGTACTCCTTAATCAGTTCTAAGTTTTTTTCCAGAATCTTAATTTCAAACAAATGAAGTATTGCAGTAATAGAGTGTGAAAGATTAAATGGTATCTGCTCAAAAGTCATTTTTCCTGCATCTACTTTAGCAATGTCAAGAATGTCGTTTATGAGTATTATCAAAGAATCACCAGAAAGTTTAATCGCATTGATGTATTCCTTCTGAGAGTCATTAAGTTGTGTTTTTAAAACTACATTCGTAAAGCCAATAATTGCATTCATTGGCGTTCTGATTTCATGGCTCATATTTGAAAGAAACTGTTGTTTGGCCTTTACGGCATTCTCTGCAATTTCTGTTTTATGTTCTGCATTATTTTTCGCCTGTATCAACTCACAATTAATTTTCTCGATCTTTTTCATGGCCTTTTTTTCCACTTCGAGTTTTACTTCCAGTACTTTCTTTTCCTTCTGTCTGAGATCAAAAGCCAATTTCTTTATTTGTGTAACGTCTGAAATAGTAAGAACAATGAGCTCTTCATTATTACTTTGTTGCACAATGCCATGAGCGTTAAGCAGCAAAGTCTTTTTTCCTGAAACGGGTAAATTAAGCTCAGCTTCAAAATCTTGAAAAGGTTTATTCTTTAAGATAACATTATCGAGTAGTTCACGCAGGCGTGGAATATTCCATTGGCGATTATTTAAACTAAAGAGCGATACTCCGGTACTTTTTTCTTCAGTAATTTTAAATAGTGCGCAAAATGATTTATTAGCTGACTTAACGCGCATATCCTTATCAATAATAAGCATGGGCTCATGAATGGTAGAAAGAATTATTTCATAATAATTATAAAGTTCTTCCACTTCTAGAATTCGTGCCTGAAGCTCTTGGTTGGTAGTTATCAGCTCTTCATTTGTAGACTCTATTTCTTCCTTTGACGTTTCAAGCTCTTCATTGAGACTTTGCAATTCCTCATTGCTCGAAACAATTTCTTCGTTAGCACTTTGTAGTTCTTCATTGGCGGCCTCCTGATCATGGGTGATAGTGGCCATATCGAGACGAGAAGCTGCTATTTCCTCTTCGAGTTTTTTTATTCTTCTGTCTCTTGCTAGTGAATTGTTTTTCGTGTCTTTAATTGAATTCTCAGACAATTGACTACTTTGTTGTCCAGTAAAAATAATAATCAACAGCTCTTCTTCACCTTCCATTATCAGTGGAGATACTTCAAGATTAACGATACGCAGGGCCACTCCTGCTTTATCACGGTTCACTTCAATGCCGGTTTTATTCACCGTTTGTTTTGTTTTAATGGCGTGGTGTATAGCATTCCGCAACTCAAACGTTATTTCCGGATGTACCATTTTTAAAACATTTAAGCTGGCTCTTCCGGTAGAATTCTGAAGGTATAGTGCTGTCTGGCCTCGAAACTGAAGAATATCAAGATCGTGATTAATAACTATACTAGCCGGCACATAGTTTGAAAGCAGAATCAAATCGAATGCGTTACCAAGACTTCCCAAAGCAGCAGAACCTATTTTTTGAGAACGAATAGATTGGTGCATCACCCTTACTATCGTATTTTTTTGTTGAATGCGGGGTAAAACATTTGTCGTGCTGCGTGTACTGGAATCTTTTTTACGGATATATATTTTAATTTTTTTATCGGGGGATGCAGTAAAAAGTTGTGTTGACGAACCAATGGTTTCTGATTTACCAAGCATCAAAAAGCCCTTATCATTAAGCGCATAATGAAATGTGGAAATTGCTTTTTTCTGTGCCGTGGTATCCAGATATATGAGCAGGTTGCGGCAACTGATAAAATCTACGCGCGAAAAAGGAGGATCGCGTAAAATATTGTGAGGCGCAAAAATACAAACATCGCGGAGTGATTTGATGACGCGGTATTTATCCCGCGATTTTGTAAAGAAATGCTGGAGGCGTTTTGATGAAACATTTTTAAGCTGGTGAACCGAGTATTCTCCTATGCGTGCCTGATTAATAGCGTCTGTACTTAAATCAGAGGCAAAAATCTGGAAAGGGATCTTATTGACTTTAGTGTCTTGAATCTCAAATAATAACATAGCGAAACTGTACACTTCCTCTCCAGTGGCGCAAGCCGCTACCCAAATACGCAGCGACTCACCCTGCTTTTTACTTTTGAGAAGCTTTGGAAAAATAATATTTTTTAAACGCACAAACGCATCCGGATCTCTAAAAAACTCAGTTACATTAATGAGTAAATCTGCATAAAGCAAATCCGTTTCATCTTTTTTTTGTTTCAGTATTTCTGAATACTGTTTTAAATCTGTTATTTTTAGGATCAACATCCGCCTTAAAATGCGTCGTTTGATTGTATTCATTTTGTAGCGACTAAAATCAACCTGTTTGTTTTTATCCAAGAGTTGCATAATCACTTTCAAATAAGGATCTCTATTATCTATTTCATCTTCTGGAGCAAGCTTTCCTCCCTTTCGCGTAATTAATGGATGCTTGCTCATCCAATTAAGCTTAGTTGCAATTTGTTTAGGTGATAAAACAAAATCCACAATACCCTCGGCTATGGCTGATTCTGGCATACTGCTGAATTTTGCAGTTTCATTCTGGGCAAAAATTATTCCGCCCGCTTCCTTTATTTGTTTAAGTCCTAATGTACCATCGTGGCCACTGCCCGAAAGCACAATACCGATCACATTGTCTTTATGCGTTTCAGCCAAGGAGGAGAAAAGCACGTCAATCGAGAGAATAAACGATTTGTTTTGTCGAGGGAGTAATTTTATGTGACCGTCTGTAACCTCAATTCCTTTGTTATAAGGCATTATGTATACATTGTTTGGTTCCATCTTATCCATATCTTCCACATCCTGAACTTTCATAATAGTAGTTTTGGATAAAAGAGAAGACAACATGCTTTTGTGATCTGGGCTAAGATGTTGTACATAAATGAATGCCATACCCGTATTCGGCGACAGGTTCTTTAAAAACTCAGTAATCGCTTCCAGACCACCAGCAGAGGCACCAATAGCCACTATCGTAAATGCATTTGGCTCTGCCTGACTTTTTTCTACGCTAGATGTTTTCTGTAATTGATCCTTACGGAGCTTAGCCTCTTTTTTTGGAATAGCGGCAACTTTTGAATGGATGCTTTTGTTTAAGACAGATTTTTTCTTGCCTTTTTTTAGTGATGGTTTCATTTTCATTGACATTAGTTTGTGAAAACTACACCGAACACCTTTATCATTTAAGCATTCTAATGTAAACAAAGGTAACCTTAAATACGAGAAAGAGTCGTTTATTCAAGAACTTAATGGAAATATAATGTTGCGTTATTTACTACAATTCGTGGCCAGAATCATATCTTTTGCGAAAGGCACTATAATCAAGCGACTGGAAGGTTTTTTGATAAAATAACAAAGTGATAATTATACAACAAATTCCTAAGATTATGTAACACTTAAGATCTTGCAAAAATCATCTTTGTTGGTTGGAAATTTATTCAGCTGAAAATGAAAAAAATTAAGCGTATAATTAGCATTGTCTTTATCATATTAGTAATTGCATCTTGTCTGGGATATGTTTTTCGAAGTAAGTTATCAACTCCCTTTATACCAACGGTAGAACAAACAGGTGACATACTTATCTCAGTAGAAAGAGATACCTCCTTTGTTACTGCAAGTTTTATAGTAACAAACCAGTTTTTTCTTAAAATAGAAATAGACACTCTACTATACAAAGTAGCTCTGCTCAACAAAACCTATTTGCAAAATAAAAAATCGCTTGGAATAAAACTACCCGCATATGGAAGCGACACCGTTGATTTTTCTCTAAAAATTCCATACGTTGCTATTTTGAAAGATTTAAAAACTGAACGCAAAAAAGGTGACAGTATTGGCTATTCCGTTGACATTGATCTTGGATACTCTACAATTTTTGGCGCAGCGAAAATCCCGATTAAAAAATCGGCGAAAATAAAAATTCCACAGCCTCCTGAGTTAAAAATCGAACAAATAAAATGGAAAAAGATTCGCTTAAAATATATACAAGCAATTGCTAGAGTTAAAATAATCAATTACAGCGTTGTTAATCTCTCCGTCCAGGATATTCGTTACACGATGGACATTTCAAAACAGGGATCTTTACAAGGAACTTACAAAAAAGCTATATCTATTAGACCTTTTGGAACAACGTTTATTGATCTACCCATAGAAATTGAAATAAAAAACATTGGAAATACTTTGTTTAAAATACTTGTCGATAAAGATACTTATGATTACACGTTAGCACTAGAAGCTACACTTGAATCTACTATTCCTTTAGAAGAATCATTTCACCTCAAGCTCACAAAGAGTGGAAAAATAGAATTAAAAAAATGAAAAATCAGCTACTAAAAATTCCTTTTATCCTTCTTCTCCTAAGTTCCTGTATTGTAAGGTCACCAAAATATACCACCCTCGAAAAAGTACTAGCCATTGAATTGGGAATGTCGAAAACAGCTGTAGACAATATACTTGGCATTCAGCCTTACGATTTAAAAACACGTAACGACACATGCACTACTTTTTTATATGTGTACCGTTTAACCGATCGCAGAACCTTTGCGTTTAATACCAAGCCTGTGAACGGCAAAAAAGTTATTGGTGACTACGTAAAAGTAGCCATTGCCTACTCGCTTGAAGACAAAGTGATCAGCATAGAATCCTGCAGTCAGTGTTCGGACAACCTTGAGCGCACCAAAAAAATTGATTTTGGCAAAGTGCTGGTTTTTGTAACCGTAACCTTGCCGGTGCTACTCATCTATTTTGGATTAAAACAATAATTATACCGATGTAACAAAATAGATTGTCCAATTTTCAATTGCACCGTCATTTTGAATAATCGGTACCTACCTCCCGATTATTATCGAATCTGTGTCTAGATAAAAAGATACAAATAAGACGCTAGCCCTTTTAGTGAGAGGGTTCTGGTGGTCTGGCCTTATAAAATTTTACGAGACAAATCTTCAGCAATTTAAAAAGAGTTCTCGAAAAGTTTGCAGTAGTCAAACACGCATTGGTTATTGAAGGCTTTTCGAGAAAGGAAACGGCATTTGCGATGAGAGCGTGGGCACTTTGCTGTCTCGGCTTAATAGCGTAAATGACGGCCGAGACATGATCAAAGGGCCCGGCAAAGCTCCGGTGGAGCTTTGAGCGAGCATTTAGGTTTAAGCTTGCTGCAGATTTTCCGCAAAATTTTATGAAGCCTTGAATTTTTGTTTCTTTTTTTCAAGAAAAAAGAAAGTCAAAGGTCTTGGTACTAAAGAGACTCAAGGGCTCTTCAAGTGCCTTAACTTGACGCCAATTCGATAGTTATCGGGATACATCACACCGGCCAGCGTACTGAAAGATAATTTTGATTAGACTAAATTATTTTTCAAATTGGTATTAAGGTTGCATCCTATTTGTTTGCATGTGAACTATGTAATTTATTCCTCGGATTCTGTAATACTTTTCGACACGCTTGTGCGCAACTTTGTTCTTCAATCTTTACTAAACTATAAAACATGAAAACAGAAAAAAATCAGAACAACCAGCCAAATCAGAACAAGTCAGGTAACCCTTTAAACCAAAAACCGGAAAAGGACGGAAACAAAAAGGAAATCAATCCTAAAAATCCAACTGCTAACCAAGACAAAAATGGCAGCAAGAATTCCGAAAAAAAGGAAACTGACGGAAACAAAAAAGACAAAAAGTAAAATCCTTGAACCCTTTCTGCAAATCTCTGCTCTAGCGGGGGGTTTGCTTTTTTTATAGATAGTAAACCAAGACCAAAAAAACGATCCATGTCGCAAACAGTGTTCAAAGACCACTCTGGCTTAAATTATTCGTTTGAAAAAACAAATGACTCAACACTATTGGAAATAAAACTTTTTAGCTAATGCATTACCTTATCTAAAAGTGCCTTTCTAACAACCTTTATAAAAACCCTGTTTACAAAAAGACGTCACCTCACTGTACAGCAGTTCCGTATTGGCTTACAAGGCTTGTATATCTTCACACTCTTTTCCGGAGCTTTTTAATAGAGATTTACTATGAGAGTTTAATTATTGCGTAGTGCACAAAATTAATCGCATAATAATTAAACTAATATTAAAATCCTATAAATATAATTCCGCTCAAAAAATCAAGAAAGAATTAAATACATTATTTCTTTTGCTTGTTCAAGAAATGAATAATCTTAGTTTAATAAAATAAATGTAGCCTCTGAACCACTACTGCAACACGTTTCAGCTGAAACCACTTTCTATTAAGTTAAAATACGTGACTTCTGCAACTCTTTAATTTAATTCTGTAACACTAACTCATACTTCACAAGATACCTTTGAGTATGAAAATGAATTCGATAATAAACTTGACTGAAATGAAAAATAAATTACTTATTGCGCTAATAGTGGCTTTACTTTTTTTAATCCCAGCTATAAATTACGGACAAGCGCCAAACCTTGGTACTTCCGCAAATTTCGCACTCTTTACCTCTATTGGTGCAGTTACAAATGTTGGAACTTCTCATGTTACCGGCAATGTAGGATCAAACGTTGGTCCAAGCACTGGTTTTGGAAATGTGAATGGTAACATGCTTAATAACAACGGTGCAACTGCACTGTGTGCAGCCGATCTATTGACGGCTTATAACCAACTTAATACAACTGTACCAGGATTTTTTCCCGCATCGCCTCTAGGAAATGGCGCCGTGTTAACTGCCGGCGTTTATTCGTTATCAGGAAATTCTATATTAAGCAACACACTTATATTAAATGCACAAGGAAACCCTTCTGCTGTTTTTATATTTTTAATTAGTGGTACATTTTCTTCAAACTCAAATGCAGTAATTACATTAAGTAATAGCGCTCAGGCGTGTAATGTGTTTTGGAAAGTGGAAGGAGCCGTTGGTTTGTCTTCTGGAACAAGTTTTAAAGGAACCATCATCGCGAACAACGCAGCAATCAGCATGAGTTCAAGTGTGACATTAGAAGGTCGCGCACTTTCTACTACCGGAGCTGTTTCCGTTAATAATGTTTTAGTATACACTCCTCTGGGTTGTAACGCGGCAATATTAAATGGTCCAGCTGCACCAGCACTGGCCTCAGCGGCCTGTTATGCAATCTTCTCAGCAAACGGTGCTGTAACAAATGTTGGAGTAACAACAGTAACAGGTGATATTGGCAGCAATAATGGACTAACAACTGGTTACAATCCTTTGTTTGTTTTGGGCGCAATTCATCCTATCCCCGATCTTTCTACCGCTCAATGTTCTGTGGATTTAGGAAATGTTTATACCTATTTAAATACGCTGCCAAATGATATACTATTATTATATCCAGCTCAATTCGGAAATAACCTTGTACTTACACCACATACATATTTAATGAATGGTGCCGTAACGCTTACAGACTCTCTTTATTTAAATGCACAAGGAAATGCGAACGCTGTATTTGTAATTCAAGTTAATGGTGCTTTTTCTACAAGTGTTAATTCTAAAATCATCTTAATTAATGGTACACAAGCAAAAAATGTATTTTGGAAAATTGATGGAGCGCTCAGCATAAATGGCAACTCCATTTCAAAAGGAACTTTTATCGTAAATAATGCAGCCATTATTTTAGCTACAGGTGTAAATCTTAATGGCAGGATACTCACTACAACCGGGGCATTAAGCACGTTTGCATCAACGGTAAATATTCCACCGTCAGTTGGAATCTCCGGTGCCTCAACAGATCAAACTGTTTGTGCCGGAAGTTCGGTAGTTTTCTCAGTATCATCAACCGGTGGAACTTCCTATCAATGGAGAAAAGGAACCACAAACTTACTTAATGGTGGAAATATCTCAGGAGCAACTTCTGCCACCTTAACACTAAATCCTGTAAATGTTCTAGATGCTGCAAGCGACTATAACCTTGTAATCGGAGGCGGTTGTGCCGGAGATTATACTACTACAAATATTTCATTAGTAGTTAATCCTTCTGCAACCATAACAACAAGTATTCCTAATCAAACTGTTTGTATTGGAAGTCCAGTCACATTTTCTGTTTCAGTTGCAAGTGCACTCACATACCAATGGAGAAAAGGAACCACCAACTTAATAAATGGTGGAGCTATTTCTGGAGCTACAACAGCTACATTAACCATTAATCCAGTGGCAGCTTTGGATGCTGCCAATAACTACAATCTTATTATTACAGGCGCTTGTGGAAGTAATTACACATCAACAAATATTTCTTTAGCTGTAAACAACTCACCTTCTATTAATAATCCTATTAATGATCAAATTATCTGTAATGGCAGCGGAGCTAGTTTTTCAGTAGCACCAAACGCTACAGGGTATACCTATCAATGGAGAAACGGAACAGTGAATTTAGTAAATGGTGCAAATATATCCGGTGCAAATTCAGCTACCTTGGTAATTAATCCCGCTAGCATAAGCGACACTTCTTCCTACTACAACGTTATTATCAGTGGATTATGCACGACAAACTTTACATCTGCCAATGTTTCCTTATCAATTGCTGCATCACCTACAATTGCAGCAGCCATAAGTAATCAAACTGTGTGTGCTGGAAATTCAGCTGACTTCATTGCCAATGTCTCGGGAACAGGTCTTACCTACCAATGGAGAAATGGATCAATTAACTTAATCAACGGCGGAAATATTTCGGGCGCAAACACGGCGACGCTTATAATTAACCCAGTTACTGTTGCAGATTCTTCTTCTTTCTACAACGTTATTATTAGCGGCCCATGTTTACCGAATTACACATCTACAAACATTTCTTTAGTGCTTACTTCGTCTCCAGTTATTTTGGTTTCAGCCATTGATCAAACTGTTTGTGTAGGAAGTCCTGCAGGATTTTCTGTTTCCGCATCAGGATCAGGATATACCTATCAGTGGAGAAATGGAACAGTAAATTTAAACAACAGTACTAGTGTTTCAGGAGCAACTTCAGCAACTTTAAACATAAATCCTACCATTATTAGCGATGCTTCCGCAAACTACAATCTTATCGTGAGTGGATCCTGCGCAACAAATTATACTTCTGCAAATGTTTCTTTAGTGTTAAATTCTGCACAAAATCCAATAGTTAGTTCTAATTTTTCTGTATGCGTTGGCAAACCAATAGCTTTAACAACTCAAAGTGTTTCTGGTGCAACGTACACCTGGACAGGTCCAAGTAGTTACTCAACGAATGTTCAAAATCCTACTATTATTTCTGCATTAATATCAAATGCAGGTACTTACACTTTAGAAATAACTGCTAATAATTGCAAGTCAGCTGCTTCTACAATAACTGTGTCAGTGCACGATTGCATTGATATTGATTTCTACATTCCAGAAGGATATTCTCCTAATGACGATGGAATAAATGATGTTTTTGTTATCAGAGGAATAACCTATTTTCCGGATAATGCCTTCGTGATTTTTAATCGTTGGGGAGAAAAAGTATTTGAAGCGAGTCCTTACCAGAATAACTGGAACGGTAAAGCAACAATGGGCTTGAGAATTGGTGGCGACAATTTACCAGTTGGTACTTATTTCTACATTCTTGATTTGAAAAATGGCACACCCGTATACAAGGGAACAATCTACTTAAACAGATA
This region includes:
- a CDS encoding chemotaxis protein CheB, whose product is MKPSLKKGKKKSVLNKSIHSKVAAIPKKEAKLRKDQLQKTSSVEKSQAEPNAFTIVAIGASAGGLEAITEFLKNLSPNTGMAFIYVQHLSPDHKSMLSSLLSKTTIMKVQDVEDMDKMEPNNVYIMPYNKGIEVTDGHIKLLPRQNKSFILSIDVLFSSLAETHKDNVIGIVLSGSGHDGTLGLKQIKEAGGIIFAQNETAKFSSMPESAIAEGIVDFVLSPKQIATKLNWMSKHPLITRKGGKLAPEDEIDNRDPYLKVIMQLLDKNKQVDFSRYKMNTIKRRILRRMLILKITDLKQYSEILKQKKDETDLLYADLLINVTEFFRDPDAFVRLKNIIFPKLLKSKKQGESLRIWVAACATGEEVYSFAMLLFEIQDTKVNKIPFQIFASDLSTDAINQARIGEYSVHQLKNVSSKRLQHFFTKSRDKYRVIKSLRDVCIFAPHNILRDPPFSRVDFISCRNLLIYLDTTAQKKAISTFHYALNDKGFLMLGKSETIGSSTQLFTASPDKKIKIYIRKKDSSTRSTTNVLPRIQQKNTIVRVMHQSIRSQKIGSAALGSLGNAFDLILLSNYVPASIVINHDLDILQFRGQTALYLQNSTGRASLNVLKMVHPEITFELRNAIHHAIKTKQTVNKTGIEVNRDKAGVALRIVNLEVSPLIMEGEEELLIIIFTGQQSSQLSENSIKDTKNNSLARDRRIKKLEEEIAASRLDMATITHDQEAANEELQSANEEIVSSNEELQSLNEELETSKEEIESTNEELITTNQELQARILEVEELYNYYEIILSTIHEPMLIIDKDMRVKSANKSFCALFKITEEKSTGVSLFSLNNRQWNIPRLRELLDNVILKNKPFQDFEAELNLPVSGKKTLLLNAHGIVQQSNNEELIVLTISDVTQIKKLAFDLRQKEKKVLEVKLEVEKKAMKKIEKINCELIQAKNNAEHKTEIAENAVKAKQQFLSNMSHEIRTPMNAIIGFTNVVLKTQLNDSQKEYINAIKLSGDSLIILINDILDIAKVDAGKMTFEQIPFNLSHSITAILHLFEIKILEKNLELIKEYDDAIPEILIGDPLRLRQIILNLLSNAVKFTHTGKIIISIRLIKEDEKNTNIEFTIADTGIGIPENKLKNVFNSFEQASRETSRSYGGSGLGLAIVKQLVELQGGTIALNSVVGEGSSFSFVLDFEKLGLSTEFKTNETETLTKDTLLKTIKVLVAEDIALNQLLIKLILTDFGFEFDIVSNGKLAIDLLKKNVYDVVLMDLQMPEMNGFEATEHIRKEMHSNIPIIALTADVTSMDDEKCKKLGVTDYISKPVDEKLLYSKIVRLVSKSDSLVHSNLYKKKDL
- a CDS encoding LEA type 2 family protein, giving the protein MKKIKRIISIVFIILVIASCLGYVFRSKLSTPFIPTVEQTGDILISVERDTSFVTASFIVTNQFFLKIEIDTLLYKVALLNKTYLQNKKSLGIKLPAYGSDTVDFSLKIPYVAILKDLKTERKKGDSIGYSVDIDLGYSTIFGAAKIPIKKSAKIKIPQPPELKIEQIKWKKIRLKYIQAIARVKIINYSVVNLSVQDIRYTMDISKQGSLQGTYKKAISIRPFGTTFIDLPIEIEIKNIGNTLFKILVDKDTYDYTLALEATLESTIPLEESFHLKLTKSGKIELKK
- a CDS encoding ice-binding family protein; this translates as MKNKLLIALIVALLFLIPAINYGQAPNLGTSANFALFTSIGAVTNVGTSHVTGNVGSNVGPSTGFGNVNGNMLNNNGATALCAADLLTAYNQLNTTVPGFFPASPLGNGAVLTAGVYSLSGNSILSNTLILNAQGNPSAVFIFLISGTFSSNSNAVITLSNSAQACNVFWKVEGAVGLSSGTSFKGTIIANNAAISMSSSVTLEGRALSTTGAVSVNNVLVYTPLGCNAAILNGPAAPALASAACYAIFSANGAVTNVGVTTVTGDIGSNNGLTTGYNPLFVLGAIHPIPDLSTAQCSVDLGNVYTYLNTLPNDILLLYPAQFGNNLVLTPHTYLMNGAVTLTDSLYLNAQGNANAVFVIQVNGAFSTSVNSKIILINGTQAKNVFWKIDGALSINGNSISKGTFIVNNAAIILATGVNLNGRILTTTGALSTFASTVNIPPSVGISGASTDQTVCAGSSVVFSVSSTGGTSYQWRKGTTNLLNGGNISGATSATLTLNPVNVLDAASDYNLVIGGGCAGDYTTTNISLVVNPSATITTSIPNQTVCIGSPVTFSVSVASALTYQWRKGTTNLINGGAISGATTATLTINPVAALDAANNYNLIITGACGSNYTSTNISLAVNNSPSINNPINDQIICNGSGASFSVAPNATGYTYQWRNGTVNLVNGANISGANSATLVINPASISDTSSYYNVIISGLCTTNFTSANVSLSIAASPTIAAAISNQTVCAGNSADFIANVSGTGLTYQWRNGSINLINGGNISGANTATLIINPVTVADSSSFYNVIISGPCLPNYTSTNISLVLTSSPVILVSAIDQTVCVGSPAGFSVSASGSGYTYQWRNGTVNLNNSTSVSGATSATLNINPTIISDASANYNLIVSGSCATNYTSANVSLVLNSAQNPIVSSNFSVCVGKPIALTTQSVSGATYTWTGPSSYSTNVQNPTIISALISNAGTYTLEITANNCKSAASTITVSVHDCIDIDFYIPEGYSPNDDGINDVFVIRGITYFPDNAFVIFNRWGEKVFEASPYQNNWNGKATMGLRIGGDNLPVGTYFYILDLKNGTPVYKGTIYLNR